The following proteins are co-located in the Pelagicoccus sp. SDUM812003 genome:
- a CDS encoding flavin reductase family protein: MNQTDVKTNDPKALHETLRQIPYNLFAIGVGSSGGEENAFIGSWVTQCSFDPPMLAIAVQKDSKSYQLIESDGVFSVNLLSKDQEEIARKLVRPQHRVDDKLEGVSHRSGVTGAPILNLCLSYIECRVVDTLQTGGHVLVVGEAVNAEQNSDEEPLTCADIGWHYAG, encoded by the coding sequence ATGAACCAAACAGACGTAAAAACCAACGATCCTAAGGCCCTGCACGAAACGTTGCGGCAGATCCCCTACAACCTTTTCGCTATCGGCGTAGGCAGCTCGGGAGGCGAGGAAAACGCTTTCATTGGCAGCTGGGTCACCCAGTGCTCCTTCGATCCTCCCATGCTAGCGATCGCCGTGCAGAAGGATTCCAAAAGCTACCAGCTGATCGAGTCCGACGGCGTCTTTTCCGTGAACCTGCTGAGCAAGGATCAAGAGGAAATCGCTCGCAAGCTGGTGAGACCGCAGCATCGGGTGGACGACAAGCTGGAGGGCGTCAGCCATCGAAGCGGCGTCACCGGAGCCCCCATTCTAAACCTTTGCCTGAGCTACATCGAATGCAGAGTGGTCGACACCCTGCAAACCGGCGGACACGTGTTGGTGGTAGGAGAAGCGGTCAACGCTGAACAGAACAGCGACGAAGAGCCACTCACCTGCGCCGACATCGGCTGGCATTACGCGGGCTAG
- the tal gene encoding transaldolase translates to MSAVAEKESKLRELRDYGQSYWLDNLTREMIETGELERRVNEEGLLGITSNPKTFADSVKSGDRYDQDIERLATSGKSDVEIYESLMIEDVRNGCDALMPVYEETRGGDGFVSIEVDPRLARQSEATLAAACSLWERVDRPNVMIKIPGTEEGLDAIEEALFRGINVNITLLFSNERYRRVVARYLWAMERRLKHGLPVDGIASVASFFLSRIDSLVDELLEQRALPACHDHEHMAKALKGHSAIAQACLAYRSFREAFSGRAWEAMEERGAQIQRPLWASTSVKSDDYPDTLYVDSLIARDTVNTMPEKTIDAFTDHGALEADSIRKPSEQADLIMEQLEAMGVDMAYVAQRLEDEGIQKFIQPFEDGLAAVSKQAKKARSKKKA, encoded by the coding sequence ATGAGCGCTGTTGCAGAAAAGGAATCGAAGCTGCGTGAGCTTCGCGACTACGGCCAAAGCTATTGGCTGGATAACCTGACTCGAGAGATGATCGAGACGGGAGAGCTTGAACGCCGGGTGAACGAAGAGGGGCTGCTGGGTATCACCAGCAATCCCAAGACCTTCGCGGACTCGGTGAAGTCCGGCGATCGCTACGACCAGGATATCGAAAGGCTCGCCACTAGCGGGAAGTCCGACGTGGAAATCTACGAGTCGCTGATGATCGAGGACGTGAGGAACGGTTGCGACGCTTTGATGCCGGTCTATGAGGAAACGAGAGGCGGCGATGGCTTCGTGAGCATCGAGGTCGATCCTAGGCTGGCTCGACAATCGGAAGCGACCCTAGCGGCCGCATGCTCGCTGTGGGAGCGTGTGGATCGTCCGAATGTCATGATCAAGATTCCCGGCACTGAGGAAGGGTTGGACGCCATCGAGGAAGCGTTGTTTCGAGGCATCAACGTGAACATCACGTTGCTTTTCTCAAACGAGCGTTATCGACGCGTGGTCGCTCGCTACCTTTGGGCCATGGAGCGTCGCCTCAAGCATGGTCTCCCAGTCGACGGCATTGCCTCGGTAGCCAGCTTCTTTCTCAGCCGTATCGACAGTTTGGTGGACGAGCTGCTGGAACAGCGCGCGTTGCCCGCGTGCCACGATCACGAGCACATGGCGAAGGCCCTGAAGGGACATTCAGCCATCGCTCAGGCCTGCCTCGCCTACCGGAGTTTCCGAGAAGCCTTCAGCGGCAGAGCGTGGGAAGCCATGGAAGAGCGTGGAGCTCAGATCCAGCGTCCTCTGTGGGCGAGCACGAGCGTGAAGTCGGATGACTATCCCGATACGCTTTACGTGGACTCGCTCATCGCTCGCGATACGGTCAATACCATGCCTGAAAAGACCATCGATGCCTTCACCGATCATGGGGCGCTCGAAGCGGATTCCATTCGAAAGCCCTCCGAGCAAGCGGATCTCATCATGGAGCAGCTCGAAGCGATGGGGGTGGATATGGCTTACGTCGCTCAGCGGCTGGAAGATGAGGGTATCCAAAAATTCATACAACCGTTCGAAGACGGCTTAGCAGCGGTGTCGAAACAGGCCAAGAAGGCTAGGTCGAAAAAGAAGGCCTAG